A window from Bosea sp. ANAM02 encodes these proteins:
- a CDS encoding glycosyltransferase: MTDSLASRPLKILHVFRAPLGGLFRHVLDVARGQIERGHHVGIFCDSSTGGTRADAVFSELEGRLTLGVTRVPMSRYPNTTDLKAQISEVSLRRRRLPDVVHCHGSKGGVYGRIPALFSPGRRYVTAYTPHGGSFNYKPGGVEHKVYMSVERLLEGATDMFLFESRFIAGRFEAHIGHRPRTDHRIVLNGVSDAEFEPIDHSAAEFDLLYLGELRSAKGVDTLIDALSLLRRRDNLTPRILIVGSGPDEAELKQMTRERGIADQCVFEPPAPIRKALARARAMVIPSRAESLPYVILEAAAAAQPLISTDVGGIGEIYGPGHRQRLIPANDPTILAGAIKAMIETPEAERLAQAADLAGHVRQNFRLDDMVDGVIAGYRDALKARGIA; the protein is encoded by the coding sequence ATGACGGACAGTCTCGCCTCCCGCCCGCTGAAGATCCTGCATGTTTTCCGCGCGCCGCTCGGCGGGCTGTTCCGGCACGTCCTCGACGTGGCGCGCGGGCAGATCGAGCGCGGTCACCATGTCGGCATCTTCTGCGATTCGAGCACCGGCGGCACACGGGCCGACGCGGTCTTCAGCGAACTCGAGGGCCGGTTGACGCTGGGCGTCACGCGGGTGCCGATGTCGCGCTACCCGAACACCACCGACCTCAAGGCCCAGATCTCCGAGGTATCGCTGCGCCGCCGCCGCCTGCCCGATGTCGTGCATTGCCACGGCTCGAAGGGCGGGGTCTATGGCCGCATCCCCGCGCTGTTTTCGCCCGGCCGGCGCTATGTAACCGCCTATACGCCCCATGGCGGCAGCTTCAACTACAAGCCGGGCGGCGTGGAGCATAAGGTCTATATGAGCGTCGAACGCCTGCTCGAAGGCGCGACCGACATGTTCCTGTTCGAGAGCCGTTTCATCGCGGGTCGCTTCGAGGCCCATATCGGCCATCGCCCGCGCACCGACCACCGGATCGTGCTCAACGGCGTCTCCGATGCGGAATTCGAGCCGATCGACCACAGCGCCGCCGAATTCGACCTGCTCTATCTGGGCGAGCTGCGTTCGGCCAAGGGCGTCGACACGCTGATCGACGCGCTCTCGCTGCTGCGCCGCCGCGACAACCTGACGCCGCGCATCCTCATCGTCGGCTCGGGGCCGGACGAAGCGGAGCTGAAGCAGATGACGCGCGAGCGCGGCATCGCCGACCAGTGCGTCTTCGAGCCGCCGGCGCCGATCCGGAAGGCCCTGGCCCGCGCGCGGGCCATGGTGATCCCGTCGCGGGCGGAGTCCCTGCCCTATGTCATCCTGGAAGCGGCCGCGGCCGCGCAGCCGCTGATCTCGACCGATGTCGGCGGCATCGGCGAAATCTACGGCCCCGGCCATCGCCAGCGCCTGATCCCGGCGAACGACCCGACGATCCTCGCGGGAGCGATCAAGGCCATGATCGAGACGCCCGAGGCCGAGCGCCTCGCCCAGGCGGCGGACCTCGCCGGCCATGTCCGGCAGAATTTCCGCCTGGACGACATGGTCGACGGCGTCATCGCTGGCTACCGCGACGCGCTGAAGGCGCGCGGCATCGCCTGA
- a CDS encoding SMR family transporter — protein MNASVAQAVPFLWLVLAVTLEIGGTYLLKLSDGMTRRATGAGGVVLVMGAFAALAKAIEGMDLSVAYAVWGGAGLVITAIIGALVFGQRIRPAGWLGILLVVGGVVALKMV, from the coding sequence GTGAACGCCTCGGTCGCGCAGGCCGTGCCATTCCTCTGGCTCGTGCTCGCCGTCACGCTCGAGATCGGCGGCACCTATCTGCTCAAGCTCTCGGACGGCATGACCCGCCGTGCGACGGGCGCCGGCGGCGTCGTCCTCGTCATGGGCGCCTTCGCGGCGCTCGCCAAGGCGATCGAGGGCATGGATCTCTCCGTCGCCTATGCCGTCTGGGGCGGGGCGGGGCTGGTGATCACCGCGATCATCGGCGCGCTGGTCTTCGGCCAGCGCATCAGGCCGGCGGGCTGGCTCGGCATCCTGCTCGTGGTCGGCGGCGTGGTCGCGCTCAAGATGGTCTGA
- a CDS encoding SMR family transporter, translated as MSFHWLVLLAAIAVEIVATAALKSAVSTSWLVGTLPLILIGFSFILLSIALRVIPMAVAYAVWEGLGIVGIAVLGHVLFGEHLTAARAAGLAAILAGILLIENGVGQDRSEGDGRLA; from the coding sequence ATGTCTTTTCATTGGTTGGTTCTGCTCGCGGCCATCGCCGTCGAGATCGTCGCGACGGCCGCGCTGAAGTCGGCCGTCTCCACCTCATGGCTCGTCGGCACCTTGCCGCTGATCCTGATCGGCTTCTCCTTCATCCTGCTCAGCATCGCGCTGCGCGTCATCCCGATGGCGGTCGCCTATGCCGTCTGGGAAGGGCTCGGCATCGTCGGCATCGCGGTGCTCGGTCATGTGCTCTTCGGCGAACACCTCACCGCCGCGCGCGCGGCGGGGCTCGCCGCGATCCTGGCCGGCATCCTGCTCATCGAGAACGGAGTGGGGCAGGATCGCAGCGAGGGTGACGGGAGGCTCGCGTGA
- a CDS encoding undecaprenyl-phosphate glucose phosphotransferase, whose amino-acid sequence MGTFDVRDMMKADAAASATHGVFGGADKGQTRRFHPLAERIAAIPVKPTLSPVMIEGVARLLDVIAVLGTGGLIYWLYAAGKVEYALPYQVTVGALTIGTLVLFQILQLYPIGALRHFIGSAVRLVTGWTMLFLVALAAFFFLKIGDQVSRGWLIGFYFAGVGALLAGRVVMTAGVRHLTRTGRLERRTAIVGGGEAGEALIRALESQTDTGLRICGVFDDRNDDRSPDLVAGYPKLGTIDDLVEFARRTKLDLVIFTLPISAEARLLTMLRKLWVLPIDIRLSAHMSKLRLRPRSYSYFGAVPVLDVFDRPIADWDIVVKWAFDKVVGTLALIALSPVMLATAIAIKLDSKGPVFFRQKRYGFNNETVDVFKFRSLHHDMADQTAARQVTKDDPRVTRVGRFIRKTSIDELPQLLNVVFKGDLSLVGPRPHAIHAKASNRAYEQVVDGYFARHKVKPGITGWAQINGWRGETDTEDKIQRRVEHDLYYIENWSVLLDLYILAKTPFSLLTKNENAY is encoded by the coding sequence ATGGGGACTTTCGACGTCCGCGATATGATGAAGGCGGACGCGGCCGCCTCGGCGACGCATGGCGTCTTCGGCGGCGCCGACAAGGGGCAGACGCGGCGGTTCCATCCGCTGGCCGAGCGCATCGCGGCCATCCCCGTCAAACCGACTCTGTCCCCGGTGATGATCGAGGGCGTAGCCCGCCTGCTCGATGTGATCGCCGTGCTCGGCACGGGCGGATTGATCTACTGGCTCTACGCGGCCGGCAAGGTCGAATACGCGCTGCCTTACCAGGTGACGGTCGGCGCCCTGACGATCGGCACGCTGGTGCTGTTCCAGATCCTGCAGTTGTATCCGATCGGCGCGCTGCGCCATTTCATCGGCAGCGCGGTCAGGCTTGTCACCGGGTGGACCATGCTGTTCCTGGTCGCGCTCGCAGCCTTCTTCTTCCTGAAGATCGGCGACCAGGTTTCGCGCGGCTGGCTGATCGGCTTCTATTTCGCCGGCGTCGGCGCTCTGCTGGCCGGGCGCGTGGTCATGACGGCGGGCGTGCGCCATCTCACCCGCACCGGCCGGCTTGAACGGCGCACAGCGATCGTCGGTGGCGGCGAAGCGGGGGAAGCCCTGATCCGCGCTCTTGAGAGCCAGACAGATACCGGCCTGCGCATCTGCGGCGTTTTCGACGACCGCAACGACGATCGATCGCCCGATCTCGTCGCCGGCTATCCCAAGCTCGGCACGATCGACGATCTCGTCGAGTTCGCACGCCGTACGAAGCTCGATCTCGTCATCTTCACCCTGCCGATCTCGGCCGAGGCGCGGCTCCTGACAATGCTGCGCAAGCTCTGGGTGCTGCCGATCGACATCCGCCTTTCGGCCCATATGTCGAAGCTGCGCCTGCGGCCGCGCTCCTATTCCTATTTCGGCGCCGTCCCGGTGCTCGACGTCTTCGATCGACCGATCGCGGACTGGGACATCGTCGTGAAATGGGCCTTCGACAAGGTCGTCGGCACGCTGGCGCTGATCGCGCTCTCGCCGGTGATGCTGGCGACCGCTATCGCGATCAAGCTCGACAGCAAGGGACCGGTTTTCTTCCGCCAGAAGCGCTACGGCTTCAACAACGAGACCGTCGACGTCTTCAAGTTCCGCTCGCTGCATCACGACATGGCCGATCAGACCGCAGCCAGGCAGGTCACCAAGGACGATCCGCGCGTGACGCGCGTCGGCCGCTTCATCCGCAAAACCTCGATCGACGAATTGCCCCAGCTCCTGAACGTCGTGTTCAAGGGCGATCTCTCGCTGGTCGGCCCGCGGCCGCACGCAATCCATGCCAAGGCCTCGAACCGCGCCTATGAGCAGGTGGTCGACGGCTATTTCGCGCGCCACAAGGTCAAGCCCGGCATCACCGGCTGGGCCCAGATCAACGGCTGGCGCGGCGAAACAGATACCGAGGACAAGATCCAGCGGCGCGTCGAGCACGATCTCTACTATATCGAGAACTGGTCCGTGCTCCTCGACCTCTATATCCTCGCCAAGACGCCGTTCTCGCTGCTGACGAAGAACGAGAACGCCTATTGA
- a CDS encoding O-antigen ligase family protein has protein sequence MSSLAHTPEERPAPGLSISYAAIKRGTLWLLGASSGIALIEPSPYEIVFLLVLFVFTLTGIRFSQKLLPFALLLLGYNIGGIVSLIPWMDEGASVRFTAVSVYLMITAVFLAGIMSQDAAGRLETLRRGYLFAAWVGGLAALLGYFNIAGLGEAFTLYGRASGTFKDPNVLGPYLALPIVYVLQRIMTGQIGIVRGLVTLSIPLAAVFFTFSRGAWGVLIAATVLMTALTFLTAPSAAARTRIVAMSAAALMAAAAALLVALSFEDVRAVFELRASLVQEYDGGVTGRFGNQWRAIPMLLDAPNGFGPLRFRWHFNQADPHNVFINAFASYGWLGGLFWLGLMAATCYVGWRLVFRRGATQLHAIAIWSVLFVTILQGLQIDTDHWRHLYLMMGLVWGLAALVPEGEAMGAAVQPRALRTTT, from the coding sequence TTGAGCTCGCTGGCGCATACGCCGGAGGAACGGCCGGCCCCGGGCCTGTCGATCTCCTATGCCGCGATCAAGCGCGGCACGCTGTGGCTGCTCGGCGCCTCGAGCGGCATCGCCTTGATCGAGCCCTCGCCCTACGAAATCGTCTTCCTGCTGGTGCTGTTCGTCTTCACGCTGACGGGTATACGCTTCTCGCAAAAGCTTCTGCCGTTCGCGCTGCTGCTACTCGGCTACAATATCGGCGGCATCGTCTCGCTGATTCCGTGGATGGACGAGGGCGCCTCGGTGCGCTTCACCGCCGTCTCGGTCTATCTGATGATCACCGCGGTCTTCCTCGCCGGCATCATGTCGCAGGATGCGGCCGGCCGACTCGAGACATTGCGGCGAGGCTATCTGTTCGCCGCCTGGGTCGGGGGGCTCGCGGCCCTTCTCGGCTATTTCAACATCGCCGGGCTCGGCGAAGCCTTCACGCTCTACGGCCGCGCCTCGGGCACGTTCAAGGATCCCAATGTTCTCGGCCCCTATCTCGCCCTGCCGATCGTCTATGTACTGCAGCGGATCATGACCGGGCAGATCGGGATCGTACGCGGTCTCGTGACGCTCAGCATCCCGCTCGCGGCCGTATTCTTCACCTTCTCGCGCGGCGCGTGGGGCGTTCTCATCGCCGCGACGGTCCTGATGACCGCCCTCACCTTCCTGACCGCGCCGAGCGCCGCCGCGCGGACGCGGATCGTCGCGATGTCCGCCGCCGCGCTCATGGCCGCGGCCGCTGCGCTGCTGGTCGCGCTATCCTTCGAGGACGTTCGCGCCGTCTTCGAGCTGCGCGCCAGCCTGGTGCAGGAATATGACGGCGGCGTCACCGGCCGCTTCGGCAATCAATGGCGCGCCATTCCGATGCTGCTGGATGCCCCGAACGGCTTCGGGCCGCTGCGTTTCCGCTGGCATTTCAACCAGGCCGATCCGCACAACGTCTTCATCAACGCCTTCGCCTCCTATGGCTGGCTCGGCGGGCTGTTCTGGCTCGGGCTCATGGCCGCGACCTGCTATGTCGGCTGGCGGCTGGTCTTCCGGCGCGGAGCGACCCAACTGCATGCCATCGCGATCTGGTCGGTGCTCTTCGTCACCATCCTGCAGGGCCTTCAGATCGACACCGATCATTGGCGCCATCTCTATCTGATGATGGGCCTCGTCTGGGGGTTGGCGGCCTTGGTGCCGGAGGGCGAAGCGATGGGAGCCGCGGTTCAGCCCCGCGCCTTGCGGACCACGACATAG
- a CDS encoding methyltransferase domain-containing protein, producing MSMASLAIAGAGPERRASAQHAGSLAGFFGEIKPGWHSQWAWDHYEATILGLAHQFGLRSVCEIGGGRDPLFTQEEAASNGIDLIVNDIDAGELALTGRGLRTARFDIAGDLSEPDVRRGGYDMMVSRMVFEHVDGVERAWRNIHELLAPGGVALAFFPTLWAPVFALNHVLPEKVSHAIVQALFPARRDGGGDPKFPALYDWCRGDPALLEPMLKRVGFAEAHVQRFWGHGYFDRMPGLKQVDHAFNALAARIGWSFVTTYAYVVVRKARG from the coding sequence ATGTCCATGGCAAGTCTTGCGATCGCAGGGGCCGGGCCGGAGCGCCGGGCGTCGGCGCAGCACGCCGGCTCGCTCGCGGGGTTCTTCGGCGAGATCAAGCCGGGCTGGCATTCGCAATGGGCCTGGGATCACTACGAGGCGACCATTCTCGGGCTGGCGCATCAGTTCGGCTTGCGCAGCGTCTGCGAGATCGGCGGCGGGCGCGATCCGCTGTTCACGCAGGAAGAAGCCGCGAGCAACGGCATCGATCTGATCGTCAACGATATCGATGCCGGCGAATTGGCCCTGACGGGGCGCGGGCTCCGGACCGCGCGTTTCGATATCGCAGGCGACCTCTCGGAGCCCGATGTCCGGCGCGGCGGCTACGACATGATGGTCTCGCGCATGGTCTTCGAGCATGTCGACGGAGTCGAACGGGCCTGGCGCAATATCCATGAACTGCTGGCGCCCGGCGGCGTGGCGCTCGCCTTTTTTCCGACGCTGTGGGCACCGGTCTTCGCGCTGAACCATGTCCTGCCGGAAAAGGTGTCGCACGCCATCGTGCAGGCCCTGTTCCCGGCGCGACGCGACGGCGGCGGGGATCCGAAATTCCCGGCGCTCTACGACTGGTGCCGCGGCGATCCGGCCCTGCTTGAGCCGATGCTGAAGCGGGTCGGTTTCGCCGAGGCCCATGTCCAGCGCTTCTGGGGTCATGGCTATTTCGATCGGATGCCGGGGCTGAAGCAGGTCGACCATGCCTTCAACGCCCTGGCGGCGCGGATCGGCTGGAGCTTCGTCACGACCTACGCCTATGTCGTGGTCCGCAAGGCGCGGGGCTGA
- a CDS encoding alpha/beta hydrolase produces MTATTVETDFIHVFEPGSDPTRRPLLLLHGTGGDERDLLPLGRTVAPGASLLSPRGKVLEGAAPRFFRRLAEGVFDEADLRRRTDELADFVLWARQLHGLPAPIALGFSNGANIAAALLQQRPDILAGAALLRAMTPFAEPPQADLTGKPVLILSGALDPIVPKANAETLARQLGADGAAVEHRVLPAGHGLGQADIGLLGDWLVRN; encoded by the coding sequence ATGACAGCGACAACCGTCGAGACCGATTTCATCCATGTCTTCGAGCCCGGCAGCGATCCGACGCGCCGGCCGCTGCTGCTCCTGCACGGCACCGGCGGCGACGAGCGCGATCTCCTCCCGCTCGGCCGCACCGTAGCGCCGGGCGCGAGCCTGCTATCGCCACGCGGCAAGGTCCTGGAAGGTGCGGCGCCGCGTTTCTTCCGCCGTCTGGCGGAAGGCGTTTTCGACGAGGCCGATCTCAGGCGCCGTACCGACGAACTGGCGGATTTCGTGCTGTGGGCAAGGCAGCTTCATGGCCTGCCGGCGCCGATCGCGCTCGGCTTCTCCAATGGCGCGAATATCGCGGCAGCCTTGCTGCAGCAGCGGCCCGATATCCTGGCCGGCGCCGCGCTTCTGCGCGCGATGACGCCCTTCGCGGAGCCGCCGCAAGCCGATCTCACGGGCAAGCCGGTCCTGATCCTGTCGGGCGCGCTCGATCCGATCGTGCCCAAAGCCAATGCCGAGACGCTGGCCCGGCAACTCGGCGCGGACGGAGCCGCCGTCGAGCATCGCGTGCTGCCGGCTGGTCATGGTCTGGGCCAGGCCGATATCGGCCTGCTCGGCGATTGGCTGGTGCGCAACTGA
- a CDS encoding ring-cleaving dioxygenase, whose protein sequence is MQINGLHHVTAISGPARRNLDFYSRVLGLRLVKKTVNFDDPGTYHLYFGDADAAPGSILTFFPWEHAAPGRLGIGETQETVFRVPEGSIGFWAHRFVEQGVPHEVPVKRFGETVLSFRDPDGMRLALVGLPGVGKEPAWAEGGISAEHALRGFHSVSLLLADAAPTGAILDDVFGFTEIGREDTLIRYAAKGTAVGGVIDLRVAGGFLPARQGAGSVHHIAFRAADDAAQEEMVRRLVQNHGISPTEQRDRNYFRSVYFREPGHVLFEIATDIPGFAVDEPAAELGRALKLPPQYEAHRKEIEAVLPALG, encoded by the coding sequence CCTCGTCAAGAAGACGGTCAATTTCGACGATCCCGGCACCTATCACCTCTATTTCGGCGATGCGGATGCCGCGCCCGGCTCGATCCTGACCTTCTTCCCGTGGGAGCATGCCGCGCCCGGCCGCCTGGGCATCGGCGAGACTCAGGAGACGGTCTTCCGGGTTCCGGAAGGTTCGATCGGCTTCTGGGCGCATCGCTTCGTCGAGCAGGGCGTCCCGCATGAGGTGCCGGTCAAGCGCTTCGGCGAGACCGTGCTGAGCTTCCGCGACCCGGACGGCATGAGGCTCGCCCTCGTCGGCCTGCCCGGAGTCGGGAAGGAGCCGGCCTGGGCAGAGGGCGGCATCTCCGCCGAACATGCGCTGCGCGGCTTCCACAGCGTCAGCCTGCTGCTGGCGGATGCCGCGCCGACGGGCGCGATCCTCGACGATGTCTTCGGCTTCACCGAGATCGGCCGCGAGGACACGCTGATCCGCTATGCCGCCAAGGGCACGGCGGTCGGCGGGGTGATCGACCTGCGGGTCGCCGGCGGCTTCCTGCCGGCCCGGCAGGGCGCCGGCTCGGTCCACCACATCGCCTTCCGCGCGGCCGATGACGCCGCACAGGAGGAGATGGTGCGCCGGCTCGTTCAGAACCATGGCATCAGCCCCACGGAGCAGCGCGACCGGAACTATTTCCGCTCGGTCTATTTCCGTGAGCCCGGCCATGTCCTGTTCGAGATCGCGACCGATATCCCCGGCTTCGCGGTCGACGAGCCCGCGGCCGAGCTCGGCCGTGCGCTGAAGCTGCCGCCGCAATACGAGGCGCATCGCAAGGAGATCGAGGCGGTCCTGCCCGCCCTCGGCTGA